The Streptomyces sp. NBC_00435 nucleotide sequence CACCACAAGCGCTTTGACCTGTGGCCGGGTGGTCAGTGGCCCTTCGGCTACCGCGCAGAGCGGTTCCAGCATGAAGAAGACGGCAAGCCCGTCTGGCGTTGGCGCCTGATCATCGACCCGTTCACGGGTGGCCTGATCCGTGAAGCCTATGACCGGCTGGTGAACCAGTCGGGATGGTCGCTCAACCGGATCGCCAAGGACTGGACTGATCGCCAGGTTCCGACCCCCCGGAACTACCAGATCTTGGAGAACGCCAAGGCTGGCCGGGAAGGCGTATCCACCACTCCCATGGAGCGGATGCGTTGGGTTCACAGCATGGTCAAGGACATCTTCACTCGTCACACACTTATGGGTATCGCTACCGAGAACGGCAAGCCTCGCTTGCGTGACGGTATCCCGGTGCAGTGGGCCGACCCCATCCTTACCCGGGCAGAGTTCGACAAGCTCCAAAAGGTCATTGCCGCCAATAAGCGAGTCAAGACCCACGACGACACCGAGGGCCCCGTGACCGGGCTGGTGTTCTGCTGGTGCGGCGAGCCTATGCACTCCAACACTGTGCGGAACAAGCGCAAGCTCAAAGACGGCACGGTAAGGGAGCACGAGTACCAGTACATTCGATGCAAGAGCATCACTAAGCTGATTCCGTGCGAGCATCGCACGACGTGGCCTTTGCGGTATTTCTACGGCGAGATCACCCGCGCCGTCCTGTACCCGTTGATGAACACTCCCCTCGTCAAGCGCACCTTCATTCCGGGACAGGACCACGAGGCGGAGATCAAGAGCCTTACCGAGGGTCTGACGAACTTGTCCCAGAACCTTGCTACGGCCCCGGCCGGCAGCATCGTAGCCACGACCATCTTGGAAACCATGACTAAGCACGAAGAGCGCCTTAATTCCCTTAAGGCGATGCCCAAGGTTGCCGACAGGTGGGAGACAGAGCCATTGGGCATGTCGTTCGGAGACAAGTGGTTCACGGAGTCCGAGGGGCTGACCTTGGATGCCGAATGGCGGGAACACAAGAAGCTTCTCTTGCAGATCGGATACCGCTTCTACATCGGCGGCCCTAGGAACGCCCCCTTCGGCCGTCATTACTACCCGGCCGACATTGAGTCTCGGGCCGTTGATCTCGACGGCGGTAAGGCTGATGCCGAATGGTTGGCCGACTGGCTCGCGGAAGTATCCGAGACGCAGCGGACGGCCACACCGCTGGAACTCGCTCCGGTCCGTCCTTACGGCGACTACTACGCCGAGTCTGAGAAGAACACCCAGTCCGCATGATCATTTGCCTACACAGTGCACTCCATGCTGTCGTAGTCGAGTGGCAGATGAGATGACCGAGATAGAACGCCTTGAGTCGACCGTGAGGCGCCTGCGACGCGCCGCCCCTACCGTGGATGACATCGCGCAGCGAAAGGCCGCGAGAATGACGCTGGAGCGCTTGGAGCGCCAGCTAGAGGAACTCAAGGCGAAGTAGTGAGCGAGGCCCCCAATCGGGGGCCTTTCTCATGCCCAGGGATAGGGACTTTCGACCCTACGGTCCGGGACCTTTGCGGAAGATCCACCCAACACCCTTGCGTCACCATGACTAAAGCAAGCCCCGGAGAGACCGGGAGGAGGAAGGCCGACATGTTCGAGATGAAGCCGCTTACGGCGGACCGCAAGAAGTGTTCAGATTTCCCGTTCTGCGGGCACGCGCAGCACGGCATGGGCGAGTTTGGGCACTGCGTCGAGCGCGTTGCCGTGGCCGCCCCCACGCGGACCCCAGAGCCCCGCAAGGCTCCGCCCCCCTCTCTAGTAGCGGAGAAGCCCGCACAGGCCAGCCCAGAGCCCCGGAAGCCTGCGAACGAGAATGAGCACCTGTGGGCGCTTATAAATGCCCCGAAGAACAAGGCCCTGAACGCCACAGTCAAGGCCGTGGTCATGGTCGTCTCGAAGTCCGCCCACGCCAAGGGCGGGGTCACAGAGCTGTCCTACTCGCGGATCGCCGACATGGCCGGTTGCTCACCCTCGTCGGCGGACCGGGCCGTAGCCGTGGCCCTCAATCAAGGATGGCTTCGCCGGGCGAACTACACGCAGGTCGTCAAGGCCGGGAAGAGCCCCACGGCGAAGTACCGGCCGACCGTGCCGGCCTGGCTCTGACCCTTTGGTCATGGTGACTGGTCTCTTTAGTCATGGTGACTAACAATAAAAACTAGTAACTACAGACCTACGGCCGCCCTTCCGGGGGCGGCCTTTGTTGTACCCGCAGGGGGTGACCGAAATGGTGACCCCTTGGACATGGCCTATCGAGGATGACCGGACTACCGGTCCGGTCACCGACTCCATGGGACGGCCTATCCAGAGCGAAGCGGGAGACGACATCCGCACTATGGATAGCGTCGGGTCAACTCCCAGTGATGGAGGTCACTAGACCTAGGCGAGTTCCAATCCAACTTGGACATCTATGTACCTAGTGAGGCGGATCACCCAGGCCAATGCGGGGCGAACCAAAAAACCCTCATCTATGTACCTAGTGGGAGTAGCGCTAAGAGCGCATCGGTTTCGAGGTAGGCCGATGCGTTCCTAGCGTCGCTTCATAGCCATGCGTGACGCATTTCTAAGGGATGCATACACCCCCGCTCGCCGTGAGGCGCCGGGGGCTTCCCTATTTCCCCACTTGCCTACTGAGTAGGCACACCTAGCACCCGGAAGGGGTGACCTATGAACACACGCGCCACGATCATCCACGCTTACCGGGTGCGACGCGGTTGGACGCAAAGGCAGCTTGCCGAGTGTCTCGCTGTAAGTCCGGCTGCGGTCGGACATTGGGAGTCCGGCCGGAACAAGGTCTCTGACGGCTCCTGGGGAGCTGCCTGCTACCTCCTGGACGTAGATGTGAACGACGCCCTGAAGACCTGCGAGACGGACGCGCAGCGCCGTCACGTTCTGATCGCTTACACGACCGCTTTCCCCGAGCTTGCTCGGATCGAGAAGGAGACCGCTTATGACTGTCGCTGAGCTTGAGAACGAGGCCCTGGAAGCCGCCGAGGCCCCCGAGCCGGCCGAGGAGCCCGCCAAGGCTCCCGAGGTCCAGGAGACCGCTCCCGACGCCGTAGAACCTGCCTCTGCGCCTTCGGTCGAGCCTGGCCCATCCATGGAGGAGTACCGGGACATGAAGGCTGCTCTAGCGGCCATGTCGCAGCAGATCGAGGAGCTGCGGACGAACCCGCCGTCGGTGCCCGTGCACATCGGTGAGGGCCGCCCTGTGGGAGCGGCCTCCGGTGCCGAAGCGCCCACTCCTCCTCAGTCTCAGGCGGCCCTGTTCCGGACCGCGCTCAACCTCGACTGAGACCCCTTGCCGCTACGCGGCAACCAACGACTTCCAGGCCCCCGGCAACCGCCGTAGGGGCCTTCTTTCATGAGAGGAGCCATCCACATGGCCGAGAACCCGAACACCCAGCTCCGTACCGGTAACGAGCTGCTGACTCCGACCGACCGGATCGCCCGCATCCTGCATGACCAGATCGTGAGCGGCTCCGTTTTCCTGTCCGCCTTCGACAAGGTCACAACCGACAAGAAGGACGTGACCCTTCTGGTTGGCAACGAGGTCACCCGCGCTGGTGTCGTCGGTGAGAACAAGGAGATCCCGACTGCGGACACTGACCAGACCGAGGTCAAGTCGGAGCCGGTGAAGTACGCGCAGATGCGGAAGATCTCGAACGAGGCGATCGCGGACACCACCCCGGGCATCCTGGAGCGCAACACGCGCAAGCTCGCCTCTGCCATCTACAAGGGCATCGACGAGGACTTCCTTACCGCCAAGGTGCAGACCGACAAGAACGCCACGGCCCCGACCGGCATCCTCAACGTGACCGGCCTTGAGTCGGCCGGTGAGGTCAAGGACAACCTTGACGCCGTGATGGACGCTAAGGCCGCTATCGCGGACGCCGAGGGCAACGCGTCGCTGTTCGTCATCCACCCGCTCGACGCTGCCGAGATGCGCAAGATCAAGGTCAAGCTCGCCGACAAGTCGGAAGGCAACTCCTACCTTCTCGCCGGGGACCAGATCGCGGACGGTCTCACCGTTATCGAGCACAAGGCCATGAAGAAGGGCGTCGCCCTTATCGCGGACCGCGAGGCCGTTACTGCCGTGGTCCGCAAGACCATGGACGTGAAGCTGTTCGACCAGCGTTACGCCGAGTTCGACGCCACCGGCGTCCGTGGCACTTTCCGTGCCTCTTGGCTGGTTACCTCCGTCGCCAAGCTGCGCACGGTCAAGGTTCCGACTAAGACTTCGGCCGAGTCTAAGTAGGACGCTACTTGTGAGGGCCCCGCGGAACGGCGCGGGGCCCTCTTTGTTGTGGAGGCAACATGTCTAACTATTACGACCCTGTTGGTGATGCGTACGAGGACTTCCTAGCTCTGTACCCCCACCTTGAAGAGCAAGTGAAGAAGGAGCGATACGCGGCCCTTTACCGGATAGCTGAGGGTGTTCTACAGGCGGAAGCGCCGGTAGTGGACTTCGGTGACTGGCCTGGGGTCCGCTATCAGTCCGCCATGGCTAAGCCCGAGGCAGGCTATCGGGGCGCTATGCATAACCTGATGAACCGGCTTATCGCCCGCTCCGTGGCCAACCCGAACCAGATCACTCAGCAGTCCACTGGCGACGCTTCTTACAGCGTCAGCCCCGGCAACGGCATGGGCATGCGGCTTACCGCCGCAGAGCGGCAGGAGCTAGCCCGGATCTTCGGGCAGCAGTTCCGAACTGTGTGGCTGGCATGAGTGGTTGGAGTGCCGGCCGAGACCGGCGAGGGTGGGCCCGCAAGCGGCATCGGGTCATGGAGCGGGACGGCTTCCGCTGCTACGACTGCAACGGCGAAGCCTCGGAGATAGACCACGTCCGCCCCCTGTGGGAGGGCGGTACGGATGACCTCTCCAACCTGGCTGCTGTCTGCAAGCCATGCCACTCGACAAAGACCAAGACCGAGCGCGCTAAGGCCCGCTCTTTGAAGTACAAGCCGGTTAAGCGGCTTCGAGAACCGGAGGTGAATCCGTGGATCTGACGGGCGCACTCATGCTTAACCGTAAGGTCACCATCGTTTGGCCGACCATCAGCGATGACGACTTTGACCAGAAGACCGACTACGACAATCCGATTCACACGGTGACTATCAGGGGCCGGCTGTCGAACCCTAAAACCACTGACGACAAGTGGTGGGACCTTGATACGGGCAAGCTCATCCTTGAGCCCCCGGCCTTTCTCAACCTACCTAAGGAGGCAAAGAAGCCCCGTTTCGAGCTTAAGCCTGACCCCGGAATCGAAGGGCCCTCGTACTGGTACATGGACGGTAAGCCCATTGCCCGGCTAACCGATACCGGACACCTTAGCCACTGGTCTGTACTCGTATCCAGGGCACGCTAATGCTGGAAGAGCAACTCGACTACACGATGTGCTGCGCAATCTGCCAGCACCCCAAGAAGCGGGCGGGTAACCACAAAGCATGTAAGACATGGGCTAAAGCCTATTACGTACTCCAATGCGGTGGAGCAGCACTAGGCAGGAACAAGCACAGCGATGCACTAGAGCTTAAGAGGCTCAAGGTAAGGCTTATCGAAGCAAGCGAAACGCAAGATTACGTCGAAGTTCGAGAGCTACTCGAACCCTATCGTTCCGCCTATCTCAAAGAGTCCTGACCTGTAGCACCCCCCTATGACTCCCCGCCCTCCAAAGAGGCCCCTGACCAATACGTAATAGAGCCTCGGCCTTCGAGGGGTGTTTTTTCGCAGATACCGACCTGATTGGAGGTCTCGTCATGCCTTACAAGGCAGACATAGCAAGGGTTAAGGCCCGTCTGGAAGCCATCATGGAGGCGACACCTAAGCAGCGCGGCTTGGCCTCACGGTCGGGTCCGGGCAAGTCCCTGATCTCTCATCCGCTCCTCGCTGAGGCATCGCGGGCGGAGACGGACCTTCGCGGCTTCTACAAGCTTCAGCGGGACTACGAGCGGGATACCGCCGGTGTCGAGACCGACACGACGGCCCCGCCGGAGTCGGATTGGCAGGGTCCGTGATCTGGGGCAGCGTCCCGGACGCGCTCCCGAAGCACAGCTTGGCCCCGTACGTGTACGACTGGTGCCGCCGGTACCTGATCCACGATGGGCGACCTTGGGAGTTCACCCCGGGGCAGCGGCTGTTCCTGTGGCACTACTACGGCCTTGACGAGGCCGGAGGGTGGACGTGGAAGGAAGCGGTCTACTCGGGGCCCAAGGGGGCCGGGAAGACGCCGTTCGCTGGTGCCGTGTGCCTGGCTGAGTTCCTGGGGCCGGTGCGGTTCGCAGGGTGGCTTCCGGACGGCCGCCCGAGGGCGCGGCCAGTGGACCCGCGCAAGGCCCTGGTGCAGATCGCTGCTGTCTCTCAGGACCAGTCGGCGAACACGACGATCCAGATCCGTTCCATGCTGTCGAAGCGTGCGATCCAGCGCTACGGCCTGAAGGTGGACACCAAGCAAGTGTCGTTCAGGGACAAGTCCATTCCGGGGAAGATCCACGCTGTCACGGCGTCGGGGGCCTCCCAGGAAGGCAACGTGCCGTCGTTCATCCTGTTCGACGAGGTGCACCACTGGCACACCAACGAAGCCATCCAGGTCTACGGGACGATGAGCCGGAACGCGCTCAAGGTCGGCACGCGTCCGATGGCTACGAGCAATGCCCACGTTCCCGGTCTCGGGTCCGTCATGGAGCGGCTCTACGACCACGTTGATGGAGCCCTTCGAGACGGTAAGCCCACGTCCACTCTCTTCATGGCGCGGCAGGCGCCGGCCGACACGGATCTGACGACGACCGCGGGGCTCCTCAAGGGCCTCAAGGAGGCTTACTCCGACGCAAGTTGGGCGGACATCGCTGGTATCGCTCAGCGGTTCATGGAGGGCAAGGAGTCCGTCTCGGACTTCCGCCGTTTCTTCCTCTCGCAGGTCGTGGACAACGGTGACCGGTGGGTGTCTCCGGTGGACGTGGACAAGGCCGTGACGAACGTCCGGCTGGAGCCGGGCACGCGGGTGGCTCTCGGCTTCGACGGGGCCTTGAAGCACGACTCCGTGGCCCTGGTGGCATGCGAGATCGACTCTGACCGGTGCCACGAGGTGGCGGTGTGGGAGCGACCAGAGGACGCGGGCAAGGACTACCTCCACCCGTCCGCCGAGATCGACGCTGCGGTTCGCAACACCTTCGAGGACTTCAAGGTGCAGGCGTTCTTCGCTGACGCCTACCTGTGGGACGCGTACGTGCGGAAGTGGTCGGCGGACCTGATGGCGCCGGTAGTGAACCGGCGGGGCAAGCGCGCGGTTCGCGCCTCCGGGTCGTGCGCGGTCGCCTACCCGATGGGCCAGAACCAACGTCGCTTCATCGAATCCGCCGAGTCGCTACAGGATGCCTTCGCTAAGGGCATGGTGCGGGTTAGCGGTAAGCGCTTGGCCCGGCATTGCAAGAACGCGATGAGGCAGGTTCGCCGCGAAGGCATCTTCCCGGCTAAGGCCCATAAAAGGTCGCCGGACAAGGTTGACGGAGTACACGCGCTAAGCCTTGCCTGGGAAGCGCGCCAAAAGGTTATTGAGCAGGGTGTGAAGAATAGGCAGGTTGCCACGGCTTACACCTACGAGTTTGAGGACTAAGACATGAAGCATGACATTGACAAGCTGCGGGAGTTC carries:
- a CDS encoding recombinase family protein, producing MKHKDARSGLRVVKVRRISRDTEASAALAEQDARLSKFAAGQSFEVVGDVEDATVSGAINLDRRPKLKKWLTEPYLSQWDALLFTEQDRITRDDLHWWGFVIWLKDKGKSVLLLDEPNFELDTSEGRMMAGFKAYANAKYRESVSEKRQKQLEHHKRFDLWPGGQWPFGYRAERFQHEEDGKPVWRWRLIIDPFTGGLIREAYDRLVNQSGWSLNRIAKDWTDRQVPTPRNYQILENAKAGREGVSTTPMERMRWVHSMVKDIFTRHTLMGIATENGKPRLRDGIPVQWADPILTRAEFDKLQKVIAANKRVKTHDDTEGPVTGLVFCWCGEPMHSNTVRNKRKLKDGTVREHEYQYIRCKSITKLIPCEHRTTWPLRYFYGEITRAVLYPLMNTPLVKRTFIPGQDHEAEIKSLTEGLTNLSQNLATAPAGSIVATTILETMTKHEERLNSLKAMPKVADRWETEPLGMSFGDKWFTESEGLTLDAEWREHKKLLLQIGYRFYIGGPRNAPFGRHYYPADIESRAVDLDGGKADAEWLADWLAEVSETQRTATPLELAPVRPYGDYYAESEKNTQSA
- a CDS encoding helix-turn-helix domain-containing protein, whose amino-acid sequence is MNTRATIIHAYRVRRGWTQRQLAECLAVSPAAVGHWESGRNKVSDGSWGAACYLLDVDVNDALKTCETDAQRRHVLIAYTTAFPELARIEKETAYDCR
- a CDS encoding phage major capsid family protein, whose protein sequence is MAENPNTQLRTGNELLTPTDRIARILHDQIVSGSVFLSAFDKVTTDKKDVTLLVGNEVTRAGVVGENKEIPTADTDQTEVKSEPVKYAQMRKISNEAIADTTPGILERNTRKLASAIYKGIDEDFLTAKVQTDKNATAPTGILNVTGLESAGEVKDNLDAVMDAKAAIADAEGNASLFVIHPLDAAEMRKIKVKLADKSEGNSYLLAGDQIADGLTVIEHKAMKKGVALIADREAVTAVVRKTMDVKLFDQRYAEFDATGVRGTFRASWLVTSVAKLRTVKVPTKTSAESK
- a CDS encoding HNH endonuclease; translated protein: MERDGFRCYDCNGEASEIDHVRPLWEGGTDDLSNLAAVCKPCHSTKTKTERAKARSLKYKPVKRLREPEVNPWI